The genome window CATTCTCTTATCTGCATACATATTCTTTTCAcgcacatataataaatatatttatttttaaagttacttatattaaatatacatatttaaatatatgtttttactttttttgttttagtaagaacatatattatatattcatgcTTACATGTTCAGGTAAATCGTCTGTTAATTCATCTTGTAACAGTAAAGCTTCAGCTAGAAGTTCTTCTTCATTCTTTCTAGCTTCCATTTCTAAAGTAGCAAATAATTCTTCTCCTTCAATCTCACCTTTAACAAAACATAGAATgcattcataaattattagtcatataatatatagtatttagaaaaaaagaaacaaaattttaaatagggattgaaatagatttataaagcAGATACCATGTAGACTTAATCATAAAGAATAGggtgcaattattattatagagagctgtataaaaaaaaaaagatgtatgcTAACATTTTCATCAGTAcagtataaattaatgataaaacttACTACTTTTAGAAACATGATTTGAGACATGAGGTAGTACCACAGGTTGACTAATTCCCTCTGATGAAGTAGTATTTGGCACTAAGAAAACATACGATAGCATCgcaaaacataaatttcaCATAAGCATACATTGAGCCCttgacaatataaaataatataaaatgtgcaaACAATGAGAAagttcaataaaaaaacatcaggaaatattaaaatatgtttagaaTGGCATcatcttttttaaacaaggaaataaagagaaataaaataataagaatgcaaaaatgtcatatattgtaattgtaaatGTAGAGATAAGTGatggttttataaaaattacttgtgAATAAATAGGAAACAAACTAATAGCACTAGAGGAAAATGCGAAATTATAGAACTTTCCTAAGATGTAATTTTACCTGAATCCAGTGAAGGTTGCAATTCTTCAAGAGGTGTCTTAATTTCCGATTTTTGTTCATTCTCATCTCCTGGTACTACATTGTTACTCTCATCGAGATTCAATTGCGCTTCTGACTCAACAGATTGTTCTAAAATATTGGATActgtctttttattattaaaattggaaGCAATATTTTGTGCTATATTTGAACCAGCACAAATGCCAATATCCAATGAAGTGCCTGCTGCCATAGAAATTGTCGATAATCCAGGTGTAGATACCACTGTTGCAGAAGGTGTTGTCGGAGTTGTAGGTGTTCCAGGGTTGTCTGCGATTTTTCCATCGCTATTTGAACCAACACGTCGGATTATATCCGGTGTTGAGAAAAGCGCTGGACCTAAAGCATCCACTACATTTCCCGGAACTTTccgattatcttttttaagttttttcgCACCTGTAACAGAATGGTTTGGCACTTAAAAGTgtaatttaatgaaagatttttttaaatcactttatgtgattaaataatttatataatacttttaatttgataatatagtTAGAAAAGCACGTACTATCCATCGTTTTGTTCTCTAAGGACTTTGCAGAATTTTCTTCCccttttgaaaataattctatgcTAGCATcggattttcttttttctctttttaaatcaaatttgatttttaaggGAGTACTACCAGCCACTGAAGAAATTTTTGGTTGCTGCTGCACTGACAATCCTTGATTCACAGCTTGTGCAGATTGCGATTGTGGCACAGGTTGCTGTGTCAATGTTGCTTTTACTGGGGAAACTTGCATGTTTGGACTTATCGTTTTAGGTGTTACCGATACCAATTTCCCATCTTTAGTAGCAAAGAACTTTGTACCTGTTTGGTTCACAGATTTTCCTTTTGGATACATCATGGGTTTTTTAAGTCCGATGTTCTTGAGTTCGTTCGGTTTCATCGGAACTTGTTTTTGAACAAAAGTAACTTTTTGATTACTTCTTCCTTGACCAGGTTTGGTTAATATCATATCGCCTTTAATCATATtggcattaattaaattcgctTTCACTTGATTTGTTGTTTGCAGCGGTTTCTCGTATGCCGCTTCCTCAGACGGAGATGCTTCCACATATGGTAATTCCTCCTTTTTCTTTCCACCGAGAGTTTTGATTTGTCTCTTACTCTTAGTTGGACTAAATCTCTctgataatattgaaattacattatattattcggCTATTAAATCCATCACATTTTTATCAACTAATTTTACTCACCTGCTCTCTCGTCTTTCTCAGGAGTTTTCATTGCATTAACGGCAGCAGCCATTTCCATGTCTAATCGTCGTACCTGTTCCATATCTAGCTGTTTTTGACCTCTTCTTCGAACAGCAGTCATGCTACCACCCCTTGTAGTGAGACCTTTTCGTCCTCCTCGAGCTTTGGCATTAGATCTCTTAGTTCCACGAGGGCCAAAATCCGAATCGTTATCATTATCAGATGGTTCCGATTCCGAAGATTCTGTGGATGATTCTGTGATGTCATCATCCTCTTCTTCCTCGTTATTTCTATCTTGTgctataaacataattaataaataatgaaattacctcttaatattttttaacagtaatttaaaactattgttAATAGtaggattaaaattaatacctTTAGTTATGCCATGCTGGGcatttgttatatttcttGAGGTAAGATGATGTCCTGGTAATTTGGGTGTTCCAACTATGTTTGTATTAGCTCTAGAAAGCCCTGTTACATTTGAAGGTGTAGACACAGTGACTTTACGTATTGGTCTATTCATTTGTTTGCTCTGCAATGGTGCctattaataagatatcacattattaatcttttacatcataataatattctattatgtaataatgatCACTTACGCTCACATTCTTTACAGTAATCTTGCCCTTAACCCCAGCATTTTCTACATCATTAACGGATGACGATACAACAGTCGTTCGAGGAGATTGATGTATATATTGCACATCATTAGAATCAGGCGAATCATCAACAATTGGTAAGGGTTCTCTTGGTATTGGATCATTAGGTGACAATCTGCTTGTATAACAATGATCCAATTGTATACTATAACGTATGGTATTCTGTTGCTCCTCTACTGACaacatatctaaaaaaataaatacaaatagaaAAGTTCCAAAATAAACCAACatatactaaataatattaaagaaatgaaagGTGCATTTGTGCATAATAATTCGAATTTTGCAGATGTTGACGAGACATAATCAACAATTGCTAATGTAAACTAAAGACTCCTACCTAGCATTGCAATCATAAAAGTTTAaacttaacaaaaaaaaataatatacaaagtaCCAAGCATTGCAGTGACATTCTCCCCGAGTATCTGCTTTGCCTCTTCACTTTGGAGAGCTGTCTCTAATCTTTCCAACTGTTCTGGATCCATCTCCATAAAAGGATCTACCAACCCACCCGAGTCGGTATTGGCATTGGCGCTTACCGAGCTCGCTGTAGGAAATGACGGTGGATCTACAGTCAAGGTTATATCCCCATTTTCGATGTCTGTCTCAGTTTGTCCAAGTCTTACTACGCTAACATTAGCAGTTGATTGGGTCACTGCAAAATatcacattaaatattatacttaattcgCTCTTCAATCTCGTCCAATCTTAGCTTATGATTCACTCGTAGCCACTTACTTATCAAGTTCTGTAAAGTCGCCTGGTCAACGGATAAAGTTCCATCATCGTTCACAACAATGATTAACGTGTCATCCTTCTTCTCGGAGTCGCTTTGCGGCTCGACGATATACGTGCTAGACATGTTTGCCTTATCTGCGAAATAGATCGATCAATCAACAATAAGTCAAACAAGATGTCTCGCAATTTCCGCGAAACATTCGATCATAGACACCAGATTCGAGGCCCGGTCGCGTACGTACGCACAAGCGTATAAATACGTGCTGCAAAGATACCGCTTGTGTGCGTAAGCGAGCGGGTGCCCAAAATCTGGCATCTCTGGAGATTCGATGAATCGCGGGAAGCGCGGTTGAGGTTATGATTACCTGGGCGCGCCAAATTGCATTCGAATAATTATCGACGTTTCTCGTGGACTCGGGGTATCCTCCTGCTGCTGCTGACCGGACGCATATCTTCTTTCGCGAACCCGGATGACGCGCGAGGTCGGTTTTGCCGGAAACGTTGCGCTTCCTCGTAAAAAGTTCACACCGCCAATCTCGGAGATTCTAATGACCACTCTACTACCATTTAGGTTCTTAGGTATTGCCTATGACGTTGCCTGCGCACAAAAAACGAAAGTGAGCTACCCGTACCCGTAGCCCGTAAATCGAGACGAGCACCTAGACGGTTAGGGCACGCGCGCGGAAATCGACGAGGAATCGAAGAGCCTGGGCGCGCCTCCGCCTCGGAATATGTCTCCACTTCTTTGTGCCTACTACCCTAACGGGTAAACAACAGCACTGTCGAGCACTCGCAGGCGGCCATTTTGCTTGACTCGCGTTGAATAACGTAACGTTTGCCCGTCATTgtgtcgacgacgacgacgacgacggccgTGGAGCTTACCCGCTCTCGTTTCTCCCGTTTGACGCTTTTGTGGCCAACAAGATTTTCCCCGACGACGCTACGAactcgcaaaaaaaaaaactcttccCCGCTTATGTTCGCGATAACTCAGCGATCCATTGCGTTGTCTTCCGCGAATTGGCGGCCGATTACCATGCGCGAAATGTACAGATATACATTGATATACACTGATTACacacaccctatatatatataatacgtgaCTCACACGTACACATGTTGCGCGTCGCGTGTTGCGCAATCAAACTCAAACGGCGCGCAAATTCAATTGTGTCAAGTACACGCGCCAGTTATAAAATCTGTTTTACAAGAcagtgttatattttaatatttttgtaagaaacttattatatttagaaaaatgttgcgtacaataattatcctaatttcttgtaaaaataatgatgtaaatataaaaaaaaattgtgccaACTAAGAATAAAAACTcaacattttaattgaaaaaactgttccagaaaataaatgttttaatttatataatttcctaaaaataataatattcaaaatttttaattctttttcactattttatattattgaacgCGAGTAGCGTACGTCGCTATTAATAGAAATGatggaattaaaaatatttcgttaaacaggcgtgtttttttattctaattgtaaTTGTTTTACGCGTgcacgttatatatataatatgtatatatgtatgaagtAATTAAGATGAAAACTTTaagatgaaaattataattatgaaaatacaaaCGAGAGTAATAGAAATACTCGTATGATAGATCATGATAGATTGAgatggaaaataaaagaaatcgaCATCGCgcgcattattttaaatatgaggcgcgttcggggagacgctattagcgctaacagcatcgttctatctttgtttaaCCTTTAAGGAgtaaacaaagatagaataacACCATTAGCGCTAATAGTAGCTTTCTGAACGCGCCCTGGTGTCAACCCTTGTCACGTGTCACGTATCACGTGATTGATTTTAGTTCTCTCATATCCAAGTCAGAAGACAGATGTCGCTGAAACTAGTTTCCCATACTACATCTCCATTTTTCTagcattttttagtttttctcACATGTACACTTTGGATCTAAAACGcttggaaaaatattattatggaGACGAATAAAGTGATAGAACCCAACAGAAAGGTtaaaaaaagaggaataatatatttgtccaCAATTCCGAAATACATGAACGTCACATTGATCCGGGAAATATTCTCGATTTATGGCAAAGTGGACAGAGTGTATTTACAACTAGCCGAAAACGGTTAGTTTGtgtgcttatatttttttaagattgcaaattataattatttttgcaattaagtAACGTTTTATATCAATGTCAAACAATACTTTTGAGTGATtgataaaaatggaaattatcttaaattcttcattatttgtatgtatatacttatacatacaagcttatatatttcatttatatcaaaatattttagaggCACAGTCGATTAAAAAGAAGCGAAAAAAAGCAATCAAACATTTCACTGAAGGCTGGGTAGAATTTGAAAGTAAGAAAGTAGCAAAATTTGTAGCAGCGACATTAAACAACACCCAAATATCTATGAGAAAGAAAAGCAAATTCTATGATGTTATATggaatataaagtatttaccTAGGTAAgcataagtaataaaaatatatatttcatgtctTTGCTACAattcgtatataaataatatttatttatcattttatgttttatttttttttacagatttaaatGGATTCACTTG of Anoplolepis gracilipes chromosome 8, ASM4749672v1, whole genome shotgun sequence contains these proteins:
- the LOC140669044 gene encoding activator of basal transcription 1, whose protein sequence is METNKVIEPNRKVKKRGIIYLSTIPKYMNVTLIREIFSIYGKVDRVYLQLAENEAQSIKKKRKKAIKHFTEGWVEFESKKVAKFVAATLNNTQISMRKKSKFYDVIWNIKYLPRFKWIHLSERLAYERAVHKQRLLTEIAQAKREVNFFSYNVDRSKKLLKKQKHGEETTFELPEVKQRDADSEIRNRKTEKIDIEDRTEFLKSIFG